The following proteins come from a genomic window of Vibrio vulnificus NBRC 15645 = ATCC 27562:
- a CDS encoding ATP-binding protein: MKRIYLEAFFGLILLFFATLWGYEVIVYQLNTDYDRVLTEFEINAFHDLLTPLYQEKGQAYFTEAMENYAEATRSILTIYEQKQLPKEIAAVFVDPAMLVYLDDDFDVWMRFSANSTIYHLKEDLQSPLRQAIDFSGNLVWVFFIIGFAIYCVILIWFLSRRVRELERVTLAFASGDLSARARTTARYSVGSLNKSFNLMADKIANLITSNKVLTNAVAHELRTPIFRLQWQADLLADSPLTEMQQKSVSSMVEDIDEMEAMVEEMLYYAKMERPEAQLHTQAISLLPWCETLVRKWQSETYHPIHLQIDSCCDQANVDPHLVKRALDNLVRNAMRYTQTQVRIQVTHTAEQLEFQVHDDGKGVAEQDWPYLFDAFYSADKSRNKSTSGYGLGLAIVKQICQIHNGSAQVAHSPLGGACFIIRFSL; the protein is encoded by the coding sequence ATGAAGCGCATTTATCTGGAAGCCTTTTTTGGCCTGATTCTTTTGTTTTTTGCCACATTGTGGGGCTACGAGGTGATCGTCTATCAGTTAAATACCGACTACGATCGTGTACTGACAGAATTCGAGATCAATGCGTTTCATGATCTGCTAACGCCACTGTATCAGGAAAAAGGCCAAGCCTATTTCACCGAAGCGATGGAAAATTACGCCGAAGCCACGCGTTCTATTTTAACCATCTACGAGCAAAAGCAGCTGCCAAAAGAGATTGCTGCTGTTTTTGTCGATCCTGCAATGCTGGTTTATCTGGATGATGATTTTGATGTTTGGATGCGCTTTTCAGCTAACTCGACCATCTATCACTTAAAAGAAGATCTGCAATCACCGTTAAGGCAAGCCATCGATTTTAGCGGTAATTTAGTTTGGGTTTTCTTCATTATCGGCTTTGCTATCTATTGCGTCATTTTGATTTGGTTTCTAAGTCGTCGAGTTCGTGAGTTAGAACGCGTGACATTGGCCTTTGCATCGGGTGATTTGTCCGCGCGAGCCCGCACCACCGCGCGGTATTCCGTCGGATCCTTGAACAAAAGCTTCAACCTCATGGCGGATAAGATCGCCAATCTGATCACCAGCAACAAGGTTTTGACTAACGCTGTGGCTCATGAGCTGCGCACTCCAATTTTTCGTCTGCAATGGCAAGCCGATTTACTTGCCGACTCGCCGCTCACCGAGATGCAACAAAAATCGGTTTCCAGCATGGTGGAAGACATTGATGAAATGGAAGCCATGGTAGAAGAGATGCTCTACTACGCCAAAATGGAAAGACCCGAAGCTCAGTTGCACACACAAGCGATTTCTCTCCTACCTTGGTGTGAAACCCTCGTGAGAAAGTGGCAGAGCGAAACTTATCATCCCATCCATTTGCAGATCGACAGCTGTTGTGATCAAGCCAATGTTGATCCTCACCTTGTGAAAAGAGCGCTCGACAATTTGGTGCGTAACGCGATGCGCTACACGCAAACACAAGTTCGCATTCAAGTGACACACACAGCCGAGCAGTTGGAGTTTCAAGTGCACGATGATGGCAAAGGCGTCGCTGAACAAGATTGGCCTTACCTGTTCGATGCCTTTTACAGCGCCGACAAATCGCGTAACAAATCCACCAGCGGTTATGGATTGGGTTTGGCGATCGTCAAACAGATTTGTCAGATTCACAACGGCAGTGCGCAAGTTGCGCATAGCCCGCTGGGCGGGGCCTGCTTCATTATTCGTTTTTCCCTCTAA
- a CDS encoding SDR family oxidoreductase produces MKKLVVITGASSGIGEAIARRFSEEGHPLLLLARRVERLEALNLPNTLCAQVDVTDKSTFDAAIARAEEIYGPADVLVNNAGVMLLGQIDTQEANEWQRMFDVNVLGLLNGMQAVLAPMKARNSGTIINISSIAGKKTFPDHAAYCGTKFAVHAISENVREEVAASNVRVTTIAPGAVETELLSHTTSQQIKDGYDAWKVDMGGVLAADDVARAVLFAYQQPQNVCIREIALAPTKQQP; encoded by the coding sequence ATGAAAAAGTTAGTCGTTATTACAGGTGCAAGCTCTGGTATTGGTGAAGCCATCGCGCGTCGTTTCAGTGAAGAAGGTCATCCGCTGCTGCTCTTGGCACGTCGCGTCGAGCGCCTAGAGGCGCTTAATTTGCCAAACACACTTTGTGCTCAAGTGGACGTGACCGACAAAAGCACCTTTGACGCTGCGATTGCTCGTGCAGAAGAAATCTATGGCCCTGCAGACGTATTAGTAAACAACGCCGGTGTGATGTTACTTGGCCAGATTGACACGCAAGAAGCCAATGAATGGCAACGTATGTTTGATGTTAATGTCCTTGGTTTGCTGAACGGTATGCAAGCGGTGTTAGCACCAATGAAAGCACGCAACAGCGGTACCATTATTAATATCAGCTCGATTGCAGGTAAGAAAACCTTCCCAGATCACGCGGCATACTGTGGCACCAAATTCGCTGTGCATGCCATTTCTGAAAATGTGCGTGAGGAAGTGGCGGCCTCTAACGTGCGTGTCACGACCATCGCACCGGGTGCGGTCGAAACCGAATTGCTTTCACACACCACATCGCAACAAATCAAAGACGGCTACGATGCGTGGAAAGTGGATATGGGTGGCGTGTTGGCTGCAGACGATGTCGCAAGAGCCGTGCTGTTTGCCTACCAGCAACCTCAAAACGTCTGTATTCGTGAAATCGCTCTAGCACCGACCAAGCAACAGCCATAA
- a CDS encoding diacylglycerol kinase: protein MKPGKTGIRRIVDATGYSMKGLKAAWINEAAFRQEILLTAALTITAFFLPVTTIERILMVSSLLLVVIVELINSAVEAVVDRISDDWHELSGRAKDIGSAAVFVALALALFVWASVLL, encoded by the coding sequence TTGAAACCAGGAAAAACAGGTATTCGTCGTATTGTCGACGCAACGGGCTATTCAATGAAAGGCTTGAAAGCCGCATGGATTAACGAGGCTGCTTTTCGTCAGGAAATTCTTCTGACCGCTGCGCTAACCATCACCGCGTTCTTCCTTCCAGTGACGACCATTGAACGAATTCTCATGGTTTCTAGCTTACTGTTGGTGGTCATTGTTGAGTTGATCAACTCTGCGGTGGAAGCCGTCGTAGACCGCATTAGTGACGATTGGCATGAACTGAGTGGCCGAGCGAAAGACATTGGCTCTGCAGCTGTCTTCGTTGCCTTAGCACTGGCGCTGTTTGTTTGGGCGAGTGTATTGCTGTGA
- a CDS encoding YccF domain-containing protein, whose amino-acid sequence MRTLGNIIWFLFGGVFMGLAWWFFGILAFISIIGIPWGRACFVIGNFSFFPFGSEAVYRDELTNKRDIGTGPLGLIGNVIWFLVAGVWLAIGHILSAVACFITIIGIPFALQHLKLAVISLAPIGQTIVPVEVAEAARYHNRSR is encoded by the coding sequence ATGCGAACTCTCGGAAATATTATTTGGTTTTTGTTTGGCGGCGTTTTTATGGGGCTTGCTTGGTGGTTTTTTGGCATTTTGGCCTTTATCAGTATCATCGGGATCCCGTGGGGAAGAGCGTGTTTCGTCATCGGTAATTTCTCCTTCTTTCCTTTTGGTTCAGAGGCAGTCTATCGCGACGAACTGACCAATAAACGCGATATTGGTACAGGACCACTAGGGCTTATTGGCAACGTAATTTGGTTCTTGGTCGCAGGCGTGTGGCTGGCAATTGGTCATATTCTCTCTGCTGTGGCGTGTTTTATCACCATCATTGGTATTCCATTCGCGCTGCAACATCTCAAACTGGCGGTGATCTCACTGGCGCCTATTGGCCAAACCATCGTACCGGTCGAAGTGGCAGAAGCAGCCCGATACCACAACCGCTCTCGTTAA
- a CDS encoding LysR family transcriptional regulator, with translation MDRLDAIKSFIEVANCRSFTQAAETLSLSRLQVTRHVQEVESWLQQRLLHRTTRKVSLTHAGEQAFIRCQRILDEAAALELDAVQSRDSLTGSIRISAPIGFSQHHLIDAVSAFTGLHPLVTVDILASDRFSQLVDERVDVALRYTDQPDETLIARKLMDIDAVVCATQGYLDEHEPIVEPEDLANHNCLVHLSTHLWRFVADNQISEVSVKGNIRANDLSTLLGAALAGKGVIRLPCDLANPLLQQGKLVALLNRYTLPSSSLWAVYLSRSYQTPVVRQFIDFIAQRWDQNVQLWQRPA, from the coding sequence ATGGACAGACTCGACGCCATCAAAAGTTTTATTGAAGTCGCCAATTGCCGAAGTTTTACCCAAGCGGCGGAAACCTTATCGCTAAGCCGGCTTCAGGTGACTCGGCATGTTCAAGAAGTGGAAAGCTGGCTTCAACAGCGTTTGCTGCATCGCACGACTCGAAAAGTCAGCCTGACGCACGCTGGCGAACAAGCCTTTATTCGATGCCAGCGCATTTTAGATGAAGCGGCAGCTTTGGAGTTGGACGCGGTTCAAAGCCGAGATTCGCTAACGGGGTCGATTCGCATTTCCGCCCCGATAGGTTTCTCTCAGCACCATCTTATTGATGCGGTGTCTGCCTTTACTGGGCTGCATCCCTTAGTGACGGTGGATATTCTTGCCTCCGATCGCTTTTCGCAATTGGTGGATGAGCGCGTAGACGTCGCCTTGCGTTATACCGATCAACCCGATGAGACGTTAATTGCGAGAAAACTGATGGATATCGATGCGGTCGTGTGTGCGACCCAAGGGTATTTGGATGAACATGAGCCCATTGTCGAACCGGAAGATTTAGCCAACCACAACTGCTTAGTTCATTTGAGTACCCACTTATGGCGATTCGTTGCCGATAATCAAATCTCTGAAGTGTCGGTAAAAGGCAATATACGGGCAAATGACCTCAGTACCTTATTAGGTGCGGCGTTGGCAGGGAAAGGGGTGATCCGTCTGCCATGTGATTTGGCCAATCCGCTTTTGCAACAGGGTAAGCTTGTCGCACTATTGAACCGCTATACTTTGCCTTCGTCTTCCTTGTGGGCTGTTTATCTCTCTCGCAGTTATCAAACTCCGGTGGTGCGTCAGTTTATTGATTTTATTGCGCAGCGATGGGATCAGAATGTGCAATTGTGGCAAAGGCCTGCGTAG
- a CDS encoding NAD(P)-dependent oxidoreductase, translated as MKIAILGATGWIGSTLVNEARERGHDVIAIARNPNAIERDDVEKRPFDVRQPHNLAQTFQDADYVIAAIGGRANGDHSIVAETAQLLLTQLADVGVKRLLWVGGAGSLEVAPGVKLVTVPEFPEEYKAEALAQSDALDRFRSTSSPLTWTFISPAAEIFPAEKRHQYRVGGDQLLSDDDGKSQISVADYAAALLDVLETNQYLNQRIGVAY; from the coding sequence ATGAAAATAGCAATATTAGGCGCAACAGGTTGGATCGGCAGTACCCTTGTCAACGAAGCACGCGAACGCGGTCATGATGTGATTGCTATCGCTCGCAATCCCAATGCCATTGAACGCGATGATGTAGAGAAACGTCCATTTGATGTTCGCCAGCCACACAACCTGGCGCAAACATTCCAAGATGCAGATTACGTTATTGCCGCCATTGGTGGCCGAGCGAATGGCGATCACAGCATCGTGGCTGAAACCGCTCAATTGTTACTGACGCAATTGGCCGACGTCGGTGTTAAGCGCTTGCTTTGGGTTGGCGGAGCGGGTTCGCTAGAAGTAGCACCGGGTGTCAAACTCGTTACCGTGCCAGAGTTCCCTGAGGAATACAAAGCGGAAGCGCTGGCTCAATCTGACGCCCTGGATCGGTTCCGTTCAACCTCCAGCCCCCTTACGTGGACATTTATCAGCCCAGCGGCAGAAATTTTTCCAGCAGAGAAACGTCATCAATACCGTGTCGGGGGCGATCAACTGCTCAGCGATGACGACGGTAAGAGCCAAATTTCCGTGGCAGATTACGCAGCGGCCTTGCTCGATGTATTAGAAACGAACCAGTACCTTAATCAACGCATTGGCGTAGCGTACTAA
- a CDS encoding LTA synthase family protein has translation MRKINLGPLQPIAAFAAVALGLVTLSRFLLALWQFDRITAADGWSDLLFQGLRVDIATLCWLFILPCLLAAILPVDGMVGKIWRAVLRVWLVAGLWIMVYMELATPPFIMEYDLRPNRLFVEYLIYPKEVFSMLWQGYKIELFIGLVGSIATLWLGWIFSGKVTENVRQIKWQWRPVLATAVVLLGVLGARSSLGHRPLNPAMVAFSSDPLVNDLVLNSSYSVFFAINNMKSERSADKFYGQMSQDKIIELVKASSAKHDFVQGSLPTLNVNNATYQGKPKNLVILLQESLGARFVGGLGGLPLTPNLDKLLEEGWNFTQMYATGTRSVRGIEAITTGFPPSPSRAVVKLSKSQTGFFTIADLLKKQGYHTQFIYGGEAHFDNMKSFFLGNGFEQIVDEPQYQNPEFTGSWGVSDEDLYNKADEEFTRLNKEGKPFFSLVFTSSNHSPFEYPAGKIEPYESEFNTRNNTVKYSDYALGTFFDKAKQSDYWENTIFIVIADHDARVFGSQLVPVDRFHIPAVILGKGIEPRKDDRLANNIDMPPTLLSLIGIDATSPMIGRDLTKPLARKDERAMMQFDKNYGYLTRDSLVVFSPGEKVSSYHYNFEDKSLTPKEVSQESLDKAKANALFGSMAYKYNWYKSDY, from the coding sequence ATGCGTAAGATTAATTTAGGTCCCTTACAGCCGATTGCTGCCTTTGCAGCCGTTGCACTTGGTCTTGTAACACTCTCGCGATTCCTACTCGCTTTGTGGCAATTTGATCGCATTACCGCCGCTGATGGATGGAGCGATTTACTGTTTCAAGGTTTGCGCGTGGATATTGCCACCTTGTGTTGGCTATTTATCCTCCCTTGCCTCTTAGCTGCCATCCTGCCTGTCGACGGTATGGTCGGCAAAATTTGGCGCGCCGTGTTACGCGTATGGCTTGTGGCTGGTCTTTGGATCATGGTTTATATGGAACTGGCTACGCCACCATTTATCATGGAGTACGATCTACGACCAAACCGATTGTTTGTTGAGTACCTGATCTATCCAAAAGAAGTGTTCAGCATGCTTTGGCAAGGCTATAAGATTGAACTATTTATCGGTCTTGTAGGGTCCATCGCTACGCTTTGGTTAGGTTGGATTTTCAGTGGCAAAGTCACTGAAAATGTTCGTCAAATCAAATGGCAATGGCGCCCTGTGTTAGCCACTGCGGTTGTGCTATTGGGCGTGTTGGGTGCACGTTCATCTCTGGGACACCGCCCGCTGAATCCAGCGATGGTGGCATTTTCCAGCGATCCGTTGGTTAACGATCTGGTACTCAACTCCTCGTACTCGGTCTTTTTTGCCATCAACAACATGAAATCTGAACGCAGCGCGGACAAGTTTTATGGCCAAATGAGCCAAGACAAGATCATCGAGCTGGTGAAAGCCTCATCGGCCAAGCACGATTTTGTCCAAGGCTCACTGCCAACCCTCAACGTGAATAACGCCACTTATCAAGGCAAGCCCAAAAACCTAGTGATTTTGCTGCAGGAAAGTTTAGGCGCTCGTTTTGTCGGTGGCTTAGGCGGTTTACCGCTAACACCCAATCTAGACAAACTGTTGGAAGAAGGCTGGAACTTCACTCAAATGTACGCCACCGGTACACGTTCTGTTCGTGGTATTGAGGCCATCACCACGGGTTTCCCACCATCGCCATCACGTGCCGTCGTGAAACTCAGCAAGAGCCAAACGGGTTTCTTTACCATCGCGGACTTGCTGAAAAAACAAGGCTATCACACCCAGTTTATTTACGGTGGTGAAGCGCACTTTGACAACATGAAGAGCTTTTTCCTTGGCAACGGCTTCGAGCAAATTGTCGATGAGCCACAATACCAAAATCCGGAGTTCACCGGTTCTTGGGGTGTGAGTGACGAAGACTTGTACAACAAAGCGGATGAAGAATTTACCCGTCTTAACAAAGAGGGAAAACCGTTTTTCAGCCTCGTCTTTACCTCCAGCAATCACAGCCCATTTGAGTATCCAGCGGGCAAAATTGAGCCGTATGAGAGTGAGTTCAACACGCGCAACAATACCGTCAAATACTCTGATTACGCACTAGGAACTTTCTTCGACAAAGCCAAGCAGTCCGACTACTGGGAAAATACCATTTTCATCGTCATTGCAGACCATGATGCCCGAGTGTTTGGTTCGCAACTGGTGCCTGTCGATCGCTTCCATATTCCGGCAGTGATTTTGGGCAAAGGTATTGAACCACGAAAAGATGATCGCCTAGCGAACAACATCGATATGCCTCCAACGCTGCTGTCGCTGATCGGCATTGATGCAACATCGCCAATGATCGGCCGCGACTTAACCAAGCCTTTGGCTCGCAAAGATGAACGCGCAATGATGCAGTTTGACAAAAACTACGGTTATTTAACGCGTGACAGCTTGGTGGTGTTCTCTCCAGGTGAAAAAGTGTCGTCCTATCACTACAACTTTGAAGACAAAAGCTTAACACCAAAAGAGGTCAGCCAAGAGTCGCTCGATAAAGCCAAAGCCAATGCGCTATTTGGTTCGATGGCGTACAAATACAATTGGTACAAATCGGATTATTAA
- a CDS encoding response regulator — MVEDQKLIIVEDDIKLQQMLSDYFMSQGFSVITVDNGTDAPEMILNEKPALVLLDLMLPGQDGLSVCRQIRDAYNGKILMLTASDDDFDHVAALEIGADDFVNKPIKPRVLLARVRMLLRRPDVAVNQDANNCRYGTLKLNRIRRECQLADQTINLTDGEFDLLWLLATSAEQVLSRESLTKALRGIEYDGVDRTIDNRVVTLRKKLNDTTTPPKKILTVRGKGYMFMPDTWNE; from the coding sequence ATGGTAGAAGACCAGAAGTTGATCATTGTTGAAGATGACATCAAGCTCCAACAGATGTTAAGTGACTATTTTATGTCACAAGGATTTTCAGTGATCACCGTTGATAATGGCACGGATGCGCCTGAAATGATCCTCAACGAAAAGCCTGCACTCGTCCTGCTTGACCTGATGTTACCTGGTCAAGATGGGTTGAGCGTGTGTCGGCAAATTCGCGACGCCTATAATGGTAAAATCCTGATGTTAACCGCCAGCGATGACGATTTCGATCACGTTGCAGCGTTGGAAATTGGCGCGGATGACTTTGTCAATAAACCCATTAAACCACGCGTATTGCTGGCTCGGGTGAGGATGCTACTGAGACGACCAGATGTAGCCGTTAACCAAGACGCCAACAACTGCCGATACGGTACGTTGAAACTCAATCGTATTCGTCGAGAGTGTCAACTGGCCGATCAAACCATCAATTTAACCGATGGGGAGTTTGATTTGCTCTGGCTGCTGGCAACATCAGCCGAGCAAGTGCTCTCGCGGGAATCTTTGACCAAGGCTTTGCGAGGCATTGAATACGATGGCGTGGATCGCACCATTGACAATCGTGTGGTCACGTTGAGGAAAAAACTCAACGATACCACCACACCACCAAAGAAAATTCTCACGGTTCGAGGCAAGGGCTATATGTTTATGCCAGACACATGGAATGAATAA
- a CDS encoding phosphoethanolamine transferase encodes MNRIKSLFNRECSYTTFTLVLAIYFATIVNLPIYKELFSIISHLDSVKVGFVISVPIFFLAALNFLFNLFSWPWLSKPFFAVLLLLSAMVSYAGYNYGTLFDYGMIANIMETDSSEAGSYLSAYSVIWTLLMGVVPALLVCKLNLCLSGSTLHMVAKKAASMLASLAVIAVIAGLYYQDYASIGRNNTHLKKMIIPTQYVYSATKYVRDTYFSTPQPYRQLGLDAKQSELALKQAEQKPTLLVFVVGETARSQNYQANGYARPTNQYTNELGMISFQDVSSCGTATAVSVPCMFSNMTRSNFDRPTADNQDNALDILNRAGVSLLWKENDGGDKDVAKNIRLVTIDRSRKDALCNGSTCFDMALLENFEQDVESLNGNRVIALHLIGSHGPTYFQRYPKDKAAFMPDCPRADIENCSVEQIVNTYDNTILYSDYVLSQTINKLKALEERYNTALIYVSDHGESLGENGLFLHGMPYSLAPEYQTKVPLMLWMSPGFAQTKQINADCLEQQAKQTDTYSHDYIFHSLLGVMDVSTSEYDATLDLFKQCRAQ; translated from the coding sequence ATGAATCGAATCAAATCCCTGTTTAATCGTGAATGCTCATACACCACATTCACTTTGGTGCTGGCGATCTATTTCGCCACCATCGTTAATTTGCCGATTTACAAAGAGCTGTTCAGCATCATTAGCCACCTCGACTCTGTCAAGGTGGGTTTTGTTATTTCAGTACCAATCTTTTTCCTTGCGGCATTGAACTTCTTGTTCAACTTATTCAGTTGGCCTTGGCTAAGTAAGCCTTTCTTTGCGGTGCTGCTTCTTCTCTCTGCGATGGTCAGCTATGCCGGCTACAACTACGGCACTTTGTTTGACTACGGCATGATTGCCAACATCATGGAAACAGACAGCAGCGAAGCAGGATCATACCTCAGCGCGTATTCTGTCATCTGGACCTTGTTGATGGGCGTAGTTCCTGCCCTGTTGGTGTGCAAACTGAATTTGTGTCTGTCAGGCTCTACGCTGCACATGGTGGCGAAGAAAGCTGCGAGTATGCTCGCCTCCTTGGCCGTGATCGCGGTGATTGCAGGCCTTTATTACCAAGATTACGCATCTATTGGGCGAAACAATACCCATCTGAAAAAGATGATCATCCCGACTCAGTATGTGTACAGTGCCACTAAGTATGTTCGCGATACCTACTTTTCCACGCCACAGCCCTACCGCCAATTGGGCCTTGATGCCAAACAGTCAGAACTGGCTCTAAAGCAGGCGGAGCAAAAGCCGACCTTGTTGGTCTTTGTCGTCGGTGAAACGGCACGTTCGCAAAACTACCAAGCGAACGGTTATGCCCGTCCTACAAACCAATACACCAACGAATTGGGCATGATCTCGTTTCAAGATGTCAGCTCATGTGGCACCGCAACCGCAGTCTCTGTACCTTGCATGTTCTCTAACATGACACGCTCAAACTTTGATCGCCCAACGGCAGATAATCAAGACAATGCGCTGGACATCTTAAACCGTGCTGGTGTGTCACTTCTGTGGAAAGAAAATGATGGTGGCGACAAGGATGTAGCAAAAAACATTCGCCTAGTGACCATTGACCGCTCTCGTAAAGATGCACTTTGTAATGGCAGCACCTGTTTCGACATGGCGTTGCTGGAAAATTTTGAGCAAGACGTTGAGAGCTTGAATGGCAACCGTGTGATAGCGCTTCATCTGATTGGTAGCCATGGACCAACCTATTTCCAACGTTACCCGAAAGACAAAGCGGCCTTTATGCCCGATTGCCCACGCGCAGACATTGAAAACTGCTCGGTAGAACAGATCGTCAACACTTACGACAACACCATCCTCTATTCTGATTATGTATTGAGCCAAACTATCAATAAGCTCAAAGCACTTGAGGAGCGTTACAACACGGCGCTGATTTACGTTTCTGACCACGGGGAATCTCTGGGTGAGAATGGTTTGTTTCTGCATGGCATGCCATACAGCTTAGCCCCTGAGTACCAAACAAAAGTCCCACTGATGCTTTGGATGTCACCGGGTTTTGCCCAGACAAAACAGATCAATGCTGACTGCCTTGAGCAGCAAGCCAAGCAAACCGATACCTACTCGCATGATTACATTTTCCATTCACTGCTCGGCGTGATGGATGTGAGTACCAGTGAGTACGATGCCACCCTTGATCTCTTTAAGCAGTGCCGCGCGCAATAA